One part of the Apus apus isolate bApuApu2 chromosome 11, bApuApu2.pri.cur, whole genome shotgun sequence genome encodes these proteins:
- the LOC127389355 gene encoding LOW QUALITY PROTEIN: carbohydrate sulfotransferase 4-like (The sequence of the model RefSeq protein was modified relative to this genomic sequence to represent the inferred CDS: inserted 1 base in 1 codon; substituted 1 base at 1 genomic stop codon): MEGGRKKKCDQPWFEVESQTYRENDVHWSGARGYLLYLLHFPQCAGLRRCSVARTLCSPKPLLQRRVHSPLCNCSCHKSCLLESSAKQLELGIXATXKNLLSPLSRGQYSTVQCSHKDCVPQQCMCVRATLLKPGLVVLQEDSLRSLATMMKSRSLQVLLTLAVLAFLLIHSHFLLCSKNAPMEEKPSQVHILILSSWRSGSSFTGQIFSQHPSVFYLMEPAWHVWVKMYQNTAEVLHMAVRDLVRSVFLCDMSVFDAYMSSQKKKSDLFQWETSRALCSPPACHSFSRRDIIPASSCRTICGKYPFSKVEEACKTYSHVAIKEVRFFDLKVLYPLLTDPSLNLKIIHLVRDPRAVFRSRENTVANLKRDSDIVVGSQNTKGEMGPYNTMQVICKSQVEIYKAGSQAVPSFLKDRYLLVRYEDIVRDPLARAAQMYRFAELHFTPELQKWVHNITHGKGQGSQAFDIGSRDALRVSQAWRTTLPFQKIEKVQNVCKDAMDLLGYRLIQSEEEQKNMSLDLLFTQNSSE; this comes from the exons ATGGAAGGGGgtagaaagaagaaatgtgatCAGCCCTGGTTTGAGGTGGAA AGTCAGACGTACCGGGAGAATGATGTCCACTGGTCAGGAGCCAGGGGATACCTCCTATACCTCCTTCACTTTCCACAGTGTGCAGGTCTCAGGAGATGCAGTGTTGCCAGAACACTGTGCTCTCCCAAGCCTCTTCTCCAAAGAAGAGTACATTCTCCTCTGTGCAACTGCTCATGCCACAAAAGCTGCCTTCTGGAAAGCTCTGCTAAGCAGTTGGAACTTGGGATCTGAGCAA GAAAAAATCTGCTCAGCCCTCTAAGTAGAGGACAGTACAGCACTGTTCAGTGCAGTCATAAG GACTGTGTACCACAGCAGTGTATGTGTGTGAGGGCAACTTTGCTTAAACCAGGTCTGGTGGTGCTTCAGGAGGACTCCTTAAG gtCCCTTGCAACCATGATGAAGTCTAGAAGTTTGCAGGTGCTTCTGACTCTGGCAGTTCTGGCCTTCCTTCTCATCCACTCCCACTTCCTACTCTGCAGCAAAAATGCCCCTATGGAAGAAAAACCTTCTCAAGTCCACATCCTCATTCTCTCCTCCTGGCGGTCAGGATCTTCCTTCACTGGACAAATCTTCAGCCAGCACCCCAGTGTCTTCTACCTGATGGAACCCGCGTGGCACGTGTGGGTTAAGATGTACCAGAACACTGCGGAAGTCTTACACATGGCAGTGCGGGACCTCGTCAGGTCAGTCTTTCTGTGTGACATGTCTGTGTTTGATGCTTACATGTCTAGCCAGAAGAAGAAGTCTGATCTATTTCAGTGGGAGACAAGCCGAGCCTTGTGCTCCCCGCCTGCCTGTCACTCCTTCAGCCGCAGGGACATaatccctgccagcagctgcagaacaatCTGTGGCAAGTACCCCTTCAGCAAGGTGGAAGAAGCCTGTAAAACCTACAGCCATGTTGCCATCAAGGAGGTTCGGTTCTTTGACCTCAAAGTTCTCTACCCCCTTCTCACTGATCCATCCCTGAACCTCAAAATCATTCACTTGGTTCGTGATCCTCGGGCTGTGTTCCGGTCCCGAGAGAATACAGTGGCAAACCTGAAACGTGACAGTGACATTGTTGTGGGCTCCCAGAACACTAAGGGAGAAATGGGACCCTACAACACAATGCAAGTGATCTGCAAAAGCCAAGTTGAGATTTACAAGGCAGGCAGTCAGGCTGTTCCCAGCTTCCTGAAAGACCGCTACCTGCTGGTTCGCTATGAAGACATTGTCAGAGACCCTCTGGCAAGGGCTGCTCAGATGTACAGGTTTGCAGAACTCCACTTCACACCAGAACTTCAGAAGTGGGTGCACAACATCACCCATGGGAAAGGGCAAGGATCACAGGCTTTTGATATTGGGTCCAGAGATGCGCTGAGAGTATCCCAGGCCTGGAGGACCACTCTTCCCTTccagaaaatagaaaaagtgCAAAATGTGTGCAAGGATGCAATGGACTTGCTGGGCTACCGGCTCATTCAATctgaagaagagcaaaaaaatatGTCACTAGATCTCCTGTTTACCCAGAACTCCTCTGAGTAA